In a single window of the Paenibacillus sp. MMS20-IR301 genome:
- a CDS encoding metallophosphoesterase, whose amino-acid sequence MSRKPFGDSPGPGVPVEASGRRPMTRRQFLKRGAAAVFGAGLLAGGYAWKGEPNRLEITRRELPLKELPSSFAGTKLVHFSDVHLGFNKDTRDLARLVKHIREEQPDLICFTGDIVDSYAEDLTDSVSILAELEAPLGKYAILGNHDYKNTELLTSLLAKSGFTVLRNQSYLIKQGGAVIAVAGLEDLLHGKPDPVAALKGVPDGCCTLLLMHEPDYADTAEGYPFHLQLSGHSHGGQIRLPFIGAPFTPYGSHKYIEGLYYTENKAMPVYVNRGFGETSLPLRFLCRPELTVLTLRRE is encoded by the coding sequence ATGAGCAGAAAGCCGTTCGGGGACTCTCCCGGCCCGGGTGTTCCGGTTGAAGCAAGCGGCCGCCGCCCCATGACCCGCCGCCAGTTCCTGAAGCGGGGAGCAGCAGCTGTGTTCGGCGCAGGCCTGCTTGCCGGCGGCTACGCCTGGAAAGGCGAGCCGAACCGGCTGGAGATTACGCGCAGAGAGCTGCCGCTGAAGGAGCTTCCGTCATCATTTGCCGGGACTAAGCTGGTGCATTTCAGCGATGTCCACTTAGGCTTCAATAAGGATACCCGTGATCTGGCCCGGCTGGTGAAGCACATCCGGGAGGAGCAGCCGGATCTGATCTGCTTCACCGGAGATATCGTGGACAGCTATGCAGAGGATTTGACGGACTCGGTATCCATACTGGCTGAGCTTGAAGCTCCGCTCGGCAAATATGCGATCCTTGGTAATCATGATTATAAGAACACGGAGCTGTTGACCAGTCTGCTGGCGAAATCCGGGTTCACTGTGCTCCGCAACCAGTCGTACCTGATCAAGCAGGGCGGCGCAGTAATTGCTGTAGCCGGGCTTGAGGATCTGCTGCACGGCAAGCCTGATCCGGTAGCAGCGCTCAAAGGCGTGCCGGACGGCTGCTGTACACTGCTGCTGATGCATGAGCCGGATTACGCCGATACGGCGGAAGGGTATCCGTTCCATCTGCAGCTCTCCGGCCACAGCCACGGCGGACAGATCCGCCTGCCGTTTATCGGTGCGCCATTCACGCCTTACGGTTCACATAAGTACATAGAAGGGCTGTACTACACAGAGAATAAGGCGATGCCGGTCTATGTGAACCGGGGGTTCGGGGAAACCTCGCTGCCGCTGCGTTTTCTCTGCCGGCCCGAGCTTACCGTCCTGACGCTGCGCCGGGAATAA
- a CDS encoding GNAT family N-acetyltransferase, whose translation MVMGLRLQGTAVELKTMAPGDGAVLKTLLSHPEVKPHIQLRQGAASQQGVPDQLVKRMLHGYDPCALHAGIYMKDQPELIGTVSLQNWNRHEGKALLGYMLNPLWWGRGFATEAVGLLLAYGFREQGLLKVEGRCRGDNSRSEKVMLRSGLTLERILPMPGSPDDVMKVFTLLHN comes from the coding sequence ATGGTTATGGGACTTAGGCTGCAGGGAACAGCGGTGGAGCTGAAGACGATGGCGCCTGGTGACGGAGCGGTGCTGAAGACGCTGCTCTCCCACCCGGAGGTGAAGCCGCATATTCAGCTGCGCCAAGGAGCAGCTTCACAGCAGGGCGTACCGGATCAGCTGGTGAAGCGGATGCTGCACGGCTATGATCCCTGCGCGCTGCATGCGGGAATCTATATGAAGGACCAGCCGGAGCTGATCGGTACGGTCTCCCTGCAGAACTGGAACCGGCATGAGGGCAAGGCCTTGCTGGGCTATATGCTGAATCCGTTATGGTGGGGAAGAGGCTTCGCCACGGAAGCAGTGGGACTGCTGCTGGCCTACGGCTTCCGTGAGCAGGGGCTGTTAAAGGTGGAGGGGCGCTGCCGCGGGGATAACAGCAGATCGGAGAAAGTGATGCTCCGCAGCGGCCTGACCCTGGAACGCATCCTGCCGATGCCGGGCAGCCCGGACGATGTAATGAAAGTATTCACTTTGTTACACAATTGA
- a CDS encoding NADPH-dependent oxidoreductase: protein MNEVIRLLTSHRSYRQYTKQTVEPEKLKAIIEAAQAAPSWVNGQQVSIVAVRSEERRQQLSVLSGNQKHVAEAPVFLVFCMDFHRARLAAELEEQPFEAAGDIDALLVGATDVGIALSNAVAAAESLGLGIIPIGGIRRNTAEVIKLLQLPEYVFPVAGLCIGYPAGELPQKPRLPLEAVYHEEVYNPDQKGLIRNYNKLHRESLKAQGVTERDWSSTIARFYALNPQYGDAGRTLPRQGFTSSNLEN from the coding sequence TTGAACGAAGTAATCAGATTACTTACCAGTCACCGCTCCTACCGGCAGTATACGAAGCAGACAGTAGAACCGGAGAAGCTGAAGGCAATTATTGAAGCGGCTCAAGCCGCCCCGTCCTGGGTGAACGGCCAGCAGGTATCCATTGTGGCGGTGCGCAGCGAAGAACGGAGGCAGCAGCTGTCGGTGCTGAGCGGGAACCAGAAGCATGTAGCGGAAGCGCCGGTATTTCTGGTGTTCTGCATGGACTTTCACCGGGCCCGCCTGGCGGCAGAGCTGGAAGAACAGCCATTTGAAGCGGCCGGGGATATAGACGCGCTGCTTGTCGGTGCTACAGATGTGGGCATTGCCTTATCGAATGCGGTGGCTGCCGCAGAGTCGCTGGGACTAGGGATTATTCCGATCGGCGGCATACGCCGCAACACAGCGGAGGTCATTAAGCTGCTGCAGCTGCCGGAATATGTATTCCCGGTTGCCGGGCTGTGCATCGGTTATCCTGCTGGGGAGCTGCCGCAGAAGCCGCGCCTTCCGCTGGAGGCTGTATATCATGAGGAGGTATATAATCCCGATCAGAAGGGTCTGATCAGGAACTATAATAAGCTCCACCGTGAATCACTTAAGGCTCAGGGAGTAACGGAACGGGACTGGAGCAGCACGATTGCCCGCTTCTATGCCCTCAATCCGCAATACGGCGACGCCGGGCGGACGCTTCCGCGGCAGGGGTTTACCAGCAGTAATCTGGAGAATTAG
- a CDS encoding histidinol-phosphatase yields the protein MNFDLHTHHFRCGHADGSIRDYIEAGIAAGLDVIGISDHTPYFGSPSEHAFPRIAMAKSEFVHYVEEVLSLQREYAGRIDVLLGIESDYFPQHTELYRSTLAAYPFDYVIGSVHSVDEVSIFNKSRWKGLGPEQKLAAKAEYYRLIAESARSGMFQILGHIDAMKGNYPQFSQIPASGEIDEALRVIGECGKAIEINTSGGTKLCGGWYPSDEILERALHYGVEVTFGSDAHLPSRVADQREQVAARLREIGFRHWVYYKRKEKQTVAL from the coding sequence ATGAATTTCGACCTGCATACCCACCATTTCCGCTGCGGTCATGCTGACGGCAGCATCAGGGATTATATTGAAGCCGGAATCGCCGCCGGTCTTGATGTGATCGGCATTTCCGATCATACACCCTATTTCGGGAGCCCGTCCGAACATGCTTTTCCGCGGATTGCCATGGCCAAGTCCGAATTCGTCCACTATGTAGAAGAGGTGCTGTCGCTGCAGCGGGAATATGCCGGCCGGATTGATGTCCTGCTCGGGATTGAGTCGGACTATTTCCCGCAGCATACGGAGCTGTACCGGAGTACACTGGCCGCGTATCCGTTTGACTATGTAATCGGTTCGGTTCATAGCGTGGATGAAGTCAGCATCTTCAATAAAAGCCGCTGGAAGGGCCTCGGCCCGGAGCAGAAGCTGGCCGCCAAAGCCGAGTACTACCGGCTGATTGCGGAATCGGCACGCAGCGGCATGTTCCAGATCCTCGGGCATATCGATGCGATGAAAGGCAATTATCCGCAGTTCTCGCAAATTCCCGCTTCCGGTGAAATTGACGAGGCCTTACGCGTAATTGGCGAGTGCGGAAAGGCCATCGAGATCAACACCTCCGGCGGCACGAAGCTGTGCGGCGGCTGGTATCCGTCGGATGAGATTCTGGAGCGGGCGCTGCACTACGGCGTGGAGGTCACCTTCGGCTCCGATGCCCATCTGCCTTCACGGGTAGCCGACCAGCGTGAGCAGGTTGCCGCACGGCTCCGGGAGATCGGCTTCAGGCACTGGGTATATTACAAGCGGAAAGAAAAGCAGACCGTAGCGCTGTAA
- a CDS encoding LysR family transcriptional regulator → MNISQLETLITISKTMSFRKAGELLNLTQPAVSAQIKSLEEEFKTQLVDRNQPVTLTDRGRVFLTHAEQIVGIVEELKQRLADLEENPQGHIILGTTTSIAIQILPRILSYFQDQFPHIKTSISSMSSSQIYQHVESGLVDVGIGYLIGRSPGMTTSVLYYDTFELVVSPRHPLAQVKSAGIEALGKTPLILLSPDTVGRKFVDEVLARHGIQPQVIMELTSSEEVKRMVELDLGAAVISKQSITAEVRSGTLKIVPIIELEVTHPVGVITKSGKYVNSAMRQFLSDLKGMPETQFIGSE, encoded by the coding sequence ATGAACATCAGCCAACTCGAAACACTGATTACCATCTCCAAGACCATGAGCTTCCGTAAGGCTGGGGAACTGCTCAACCTGACCCAGCCTGCGGTATCAGCCCAGATCAAAAGTCTCGAGGAAGAATTCAAGACCCAGCTTGTTGACCGGAACCAGCCGGTAACACTGACCGACAGGGGCCGGGTGTTCCTCACGCATGCAGAGCAGATCGTAGGAATCGTTGAAGAGCTTAAGCAGCGTCTTGCGGATCTCGAGGAGAATCCCCAGGGGCATATTATTCTCGGTACGACGACCTCTATTGCCATTCAGATCCTGCCGCGGATTCTGTCTTATTTCCAGGACCAGTTCCCGCATATCAAAACATCGATCTCGTCCATGTCCTCCTCCCAGATCTATCAGCATGTCGAAAGCGGGCTGGTTGATGTCGGCATCGGCTATCTGATCGGCCGCAGTCCGGGTATGACGACCTCCGTGCTGTATTATGACACATTTGAGCTGGTGGTCTCCCCCCGGCATCCCCTTGCCCAGGTCAAGTCAGCGGGAATTGAAGCATTAGGCAAAACACCGCTGATCCTGCTTTCGCCGGACACAGTCGGACGGAAATTCGTCGATGAGGTGCTTGCGAGGCACGGCATCCAGCCCCAGGTGATCATGGAGCTGACCAGCAGCGAGGAAGTGAAGCGCATGGTTGAGCTTGATCTTGGGGCAGCTGTCATCTCCAAGCAGTCCATAACCGCCGAAGTCCGCAGCGGCACGCTCAAAATCGTCCCGATTATCGAACTGGAGGTTACCCATCCCGTAGGTGTCATTACGAAGTCCGGGAAGTACGTCAATTCAGCGATGAGGCAGTTTCTGAGCGACCTGAAGGGGATGCCCGAAACCCAGTTCATCGGCTCGGAATAA
- a CDS encoding chemotaxis protein CheX, with protein MKAEVINPFLESARIVIEQVIQVSPSTGMLGVKDIELIDNHIWIQVGMTGQLSGNIIFGIAEQVALKMVSAMMGGYAITEMDEMGQSAISELGNMISGNASTILSNQGVSVDITPPKLVKTEGMSVLPRKALSIPLLMEGIGELDIQVMIS; from the coding sequence ATGAAAGCAGAAGTAATTAATCCGTTTCTAGAGTCTGCGCGAATTGTAATTGAACAGGTGATTCAAGTCTCGCCATCCACCGGTATGCTGGGAGTTAAGGATATTGAACTGATCGATAATCATATATGGATACAGGTGGGAATGACAGGTCAGCTCAGCGGGAATATTATTTTCGGAATAGCCGAACAGGTGGCGCTTAAGATGGTTTCGGCGATGATGGGCGGCTATGCCATTACCGAAATGGATGAGATGGGCCAGAGTGCAATTTCTGAGCTGGGCAATATGATCAGCGGCAACGCCAGTACTATCCTTTCCAATCAAGGGGTGTCGGTAGACATTACCCCGCCGAAGCTGGTGAAGACAGAGGGCATGTCTGTACTGCCGCGCAAGGCGCTGAGCATTCCGCTGCTGATGGAAGGTATCGGTGAGCTGGATATTCAGGTTATGATCTCATAG
- a CDS encoding SDR family oxidoreductase, with protein MALQGKVVVITGASSGIGALTAQMLSQRGAIPILLARSEDRLQETAAGIPGEYGLFVCDVTDEAAVDGVFKSIVARYGRIDILLNNAGYGKFAGFTEMESGEFADMMDVNYMGIVRCTKAVVPHMLERGKGQIVNVASMAGKIGTARSVAYTATKHAVLGFTNALRQELRKSGIIVSAVNPGPIATEFFKTADPSGNYEKSVSRIMMTPQYVSAKIVQLMEKGKEEVDLPRLAGFGIRLYGLFPRLADKLTYNAMNRK; from the coding sequence ATGGCACTACAGGGTAAAGTGGTTGTGATTACAGGAGCTTCGAGCGGAATCGGTGCCCTAACGGCGCAGATGCTCAGCCAGCGTGGGGCTATCCCCATTCTGCTGGCCCGTTCGGAAGACAGGCTGCAGGAGACGGCTGCCGGAATTCCGGGCGAATACGGGCTGTTCGTCTGTGATGTGACGGATGAAGCGGCGGTTGACGGTGTATTCAAGTCGATTGTTGCCCGCTACGGAAGAATCGATATTCTGCTTAACAATGCCGGATACGGCAAGTTTGCCGGTTTCACCGAGATGGAATCCGGGGAATTCGCGGATATGATGGATGTGAACTATATGGGAATCGTCCGCTGCACGAAGGCGGTAGTTCCGCATATGCTGGAACGCGGCAAGGGTCAGATTGTAAATGTGGCCTCCATGGCCGGCAAAATCGGCACAGCCCGCTCGGTTGCCTATACGGCTACCAAACATGCGGTCCTCGGCTTCACCAATGCGCTTCGCCAGGAGCTCCGCAAGAGCGGAATTATTGTCTCCGCCGTTAACCCCGGACCTATCGCTACCGAATTTTTCAAGACCGCCGATCCTTCTGGCAACTATGAGAAAAGCGTAAGCCGGATCATGATGACTCCGCAGTATGTCTCTGCAAAGATTGTGCAGCTGATGGAAAAGGGCAAGGAGGAAGTCGATCTTCCCCGCCTGGCCGGCTTCGGGATCCGGCTGTACGGACTGTTCCCGCGTCTCGCGGATAAGCTGACCTATAACGCTATGAACAGGAAATAG
- a CDS encoding DEAD/DEAH box helicase, with amino-acid sequence MNKASFAAIGIQEDLVARLSEFGITEPSPVQEQTIPLLLAGRDVLAASQTGTGKTLAYLLPLLQGINPEQKSLQKLVLAPTQELAMQILREAERYGEHRGIKAMGLIGGAAVKRQIDKLREHPQLVVGTPGRIRELIGLRKLKMHEVTTIVLDEADQMFQLSGAGEVTKIVSSALRTRQLVMLSATIGPETRLLANREMKNPAEVGIDPGMMTAHTLEHHYVVAEERNKIDMLRRVIRHYKPERSIVFVNATDDIAEVTAKLNHLGLPAAALYGDADKVTRANVLARFRDGKIKVLVASDVAARGLDIENLTLVVSFDPAFDSEHYVHRAGRTGRMGKRGLSVTIVTEQQTFIMRKFARELDIQLDEREMAFGKALTESERGEYRGGGGAARREGTAPRGSEAAPRSGKPQARTSAAGTAGGAAAQLRHRSRAQRLPAVTAARGVSRSTARASPPARAARLRPARPAAAASGIRTARTREPRNGSRTKPREVTVNEYSSRIANYGLKRRLQPEQAGAS; translated from the coding sequence ATGAATAAAGCTTCTTTTGCAGCCATCGGCATTCAGGAAGATCTTGTTGCCCGATTGTCTGAATTCGGCATCACCGAACCATCCCCGGTCCAGGAGCAGACGATCCCGCTTCTGCTGGCGGGCAGAGATGTGCTGGCCGCCTCCCAGACAGGAACAGGCAAAACGCTCGCTTACCTGCTGCCGCTGCTGCAAGGGATCAATCCGGAGCAGAAATCGCTGCAGAAGCTGGTGCTGGCTCCGACCCAGGAGCTGGCGATGCAGATTCTCCGCGAAGCCGAGCGCTACGGGGAGCACCGGGGAATCAAAGCGATGGGGCTGATAGGCGGAGCCGCAGTCAAACGCCAGATTGATAAGCTGCGCGAGCATCCCCAGCTCGTTGTCGGCACACCGGGACGCATCCGGGAGCTGATCGGCCTGCGCAAGCTGAAGATGCATGAGGTGACGACGATCGTGCTGGATGAAGCGGATCAGATGTTCCAGCTGAGCGGCGCCGGTGAAGTAACGAAGATTGTCAGCAGTGCACTGCGTACCCGCCAGCTGGTCATGCTGTCGGCCACCATCGGACCGGAGACTAGGCTGCTGGCAAACCGGGAGATGAAGAATCCAGCGGAGGTGGGCATTGATCCCGGCATGATGACCGCGCATACGCTTGAGCATCACTATGTGGTGGCTGAGGAACGGAACAAAATCGATATGCTGCGCCGGGTCATCCGCCACTACAAGCCGGAGCGGTCGATTGTGTTCGTGAATGCCACCGACGATATTGCCGAAGTGACGGCCAAGCTGAACCATCTCGGCCTTCCGGCCGCAGCGCTGTACGGTGATGCCGATAAGGTTACGCGGGCGAACGTGCTGGCCCGCTTCCGGGACGGCAAGATCAAGGTGCTGGTCGCCAGCGATGTGGCGGCCAGGGGCCTCGACATTGAGAATCTGACGCTTGTCGTCAGCTTCGATCCGGCCTTTGACTCCGAGCACTATGTCCACCGTGCCGGACGGACGGGGCGCATGGGCAAACGCGGGCTGTCCGTAACGATTGTTACGGAGCAGCAGACGTTCATCATGCGCAAATTCGCCCGCGAGCTGGATATCCAGCTGGACGAGCGGGAGATGGCCTTCGGCAAAGCGCTCACGGAGAGTGAGCGCGGTGAATACCGCGGCGGCGGGGGAGCAGCCCGCCGCGAAGGCACTGCCCCGCGCGGCAGCGAAGCTGCGCCGCGCAGCGGCAAGCCGCAGGCGCGGACCTCGGCGGCTGGCACAGCCGGGGGAGCAGCGGCGCAGCTCCGGCACCGCAGCCGGGCGCAGCGGCTGCCGGCGGTAACGGCGGCGCGCGGCGTGAGCCGCAGCACCGCCCGGGCATCGCCGCCGGCACGCGCAGCGCGGCTCCGGCCGGCAAGGCCCGCAGCAGCAGCGAGCGGGATAAGGACCGCAAGAACAAGGGAGCCCCGAAATGGCTCAAGAACAAAACCCCGAGAGGTGACGGTCAATGAATACAGCTCCCGTATTGCAAATTACGGGCTTAAGCGGAGGCTACAGCCTGAACAAGCCGGTGCTTCATGA
- a CDS encoding ABC transporter ATP-binding protein: protein MNTAPVLQITGLSGGYSLNKPVLHDIGLQVQPGEMVGLIGLNGAGKSTTMKHILGLMSPHKGEITVQGKTRSSDPESYHSALTFVPESPLLYEEMTVREHVEFTARAYGVERSDYESRTGQLAALFNMEDKMDTLSSHLSKGMKQKVMIMCAFVARPALYVIDEPFLGLDPLGIRSLLDFMLDLKKSGASILLSSHILSTIENYCDRFIVLHRGMVIAEGTLAEMTAKAGLQGLNLEQLFYELVQGGK, encoded by the coding sequence ATGAATACAGCTCCCGTATTGCAAATTACGGGCTTAAGCGGAGGCTACAGCCTGAACAAGCCGGTGCTTCATGACATCGGCCTGCAGGTGCAGCCCGGCGAAATGGTCGGGCTGATCGGACTGAATGGTGCGGGCAAAAGCACCACCATGAAGCATATTCTTGGACTGATGTCCCCGCATAAGGGCGAGATCACCGTCCAGGGCAAGACGCGCAGCAGCGATCCCGAGAGCTATCACAGCGCATTAACCTTCGTGCCGGAATCACCTCTGCTCTATGAAGAGATGACCGTCCGGGAGCATGTTGAATTCACTGCCAGAGCCTACGGCGTGGAGCGCAGCGATTATGAATCGCGCACCGGCCAGCTGGCCGCACTCTTTAACATGGAAGACAAGATGGATACCCTGTCCTCCCATTTATCCAAGGGCATGAAGCAGAAGGTGATGATTATGTGCGCCTTCGTGGCCCGTCCGGCGTTATATGTAATCGATGAGCCGTTTCTGGGGCTTGATCCGCTGGGCATCCGGTCACTGCTTGATTTCATGCTTGATCTGAAGAAATCCGGGGCGTCGATCCTGCTCAGCTCACATATCCTCTCTACCATCGAGAACTACTGTGACCGGTTCATTGTCCTGCACCGCGGAATGGTCATCGCGGAGGGAACCCTCGCCGAGATGACCGCAAAGGCCGGGCTGCAGGGCCTCAATTTGGAGCAGCTGTTCTATGAACTGGTTCAGGGAGGGAAATGA
- a CDS encoding ABC transporter permease, whose protein sequence is MDLKELRRQRRSRFTGSLIPYMGYIIQSGVAMVFLLVLIIFSAWYTSLLRDIPAGIPIRWIMLVLLVPAAVHSSFRTYLQTPDTIFLLPQGHRMKEYFAPSWISGNVWKILRLAFVLITLWPLYIRTDDAHKGLLASLLVLILVKLLASYGLWRETAMLSRPAAAGYQLLRWAVGALMIAAWIWQPSLRAILFSLILGAAYWVALAVPGRHSVPWERLITMEKNQGTRALMVLGWFVDVPGREQRVYARRYLSKWGRGIAWQRSSAYRFLLTKSFARGDIFGIVLRIAVLDLFLVWWNQASYTGSGIYIFFLFLMGVQLSALRKLHSESFWLTVYPLPEGSRSKGTIRFIYRAQLVLALLTGLPLLLQLGSRPLPVLGTFACGFLLAYLFRAYSTRKDAQLDEDDL, encoded by the coding sequence ATGGATTTGAAGGAGCTGCGCCGGCAGCGGCGCAGCCGGTTCACAGGAAGCCTGATTCCCTATATGGGGTATATCATCCAGAGTGGTGTAGCGATGGTGTTCCTGCTGGTGCTGATCATCTTCTCCGCCTGGTACACTTCACTGCTGCGCGATATTCCGGCAGGGATTCCGATCCGCTGGATCATGCTTGTTCTGCTGGTGCCTGCGGCGGTGCACAGCAGCTTCCGGACTTATCTGCAGACGCCGGATACGATCTTCCTGCTGCCGCAGGGCCACCGGATGAAGGAGTATTTCGCCCCGTCCTGGATCAGCGGCAATGTGTGGAAGATTCTGCGGCTGGCTTTTGTACTCATTACGTTATGGCCGCTGTACATACGCACGGACGATGCCCATAAGGGACTGCTGGCTTCGCTGCTGGTCCTGATCCTGGTCAAGCTGCTTGCCAGCTACGGGTTATGGCGGGAGACGGCGATGCTCTCCCGTCCGGCTGCCGCAGGCTACCAGCTGCTGCGCTGGGCCGTGGGTGCCCTGATGATTGCCGCCTGGATCTGGCAGCCTTCGCTCCGGGCTATCCTCTTCAGCTTAATTCTGGGAGCAGCCTACTGGGTGGCACTGGCTGTTCCCGGCCGGCATTCCGTTCCGTGGGAACGCCTGATCACTATGGAGAAGAATCAGGGAACACGGGCGCTGATGGTGCTCGGCTGGTTCGTCGATGTTCCGGGACGGGAGCAGCGGGTCTACGCCCGGCGTTACCTGTCTAAGTGGGGACGCGGAATTGCCTGGCAGCGCAGCAGCGCTTACCGCTTCCTCCTGACCAAGAGCTTCGCCCGCGGCGACATCTTCGGCATCGTGCTGCGGATAGCCGTTCTGGACCTGTTTCTCGTCTGGTGGAACCAGGCCAGCTACACCGGCAGCGGTATCTATATATTCTTCCTCTTCCTGATGGGCGTGCAGCTGTCAGCGCTGCGCAAGCTGCACAGTGAGTCCTTCTGGCTGACGGTGTACCCGCTGCCGGAGGGCAGCCGGAGCAAGGGGACGATCCGGTTTATTTACCGGGCCCAGCTGGTGCTGGCCCTGCTGACCGGCCTGCCGCTTCTGCTTCAGCTCGGCAGCCGGCCGTTGCCGGTGCTCGGAACATTTGCCTGCGGGTTCCTGCTGGCCTATCTGTTCCGGGCCTACTCCACGCGCAAGGACGCGCAGCTGGATGAGGATGACCTGTAG
- a CDS encoding YjcZ family sporulation protein: MSEEVRGGYGYGPFTSTGAILVLFILLVIISRSLFV; this comes from the coding sequence ATGAGCGAAGAAGTTAGAGGCGGATACGGATACGGTCCATTCACAAGTACTGGTGCGATTCTGGTTCTCTTTATCCTGCTGGTTATCATCAGCCGTTCACTCTTTGTCTAA
- a CDS encoding AraC family transcriptional regulator, with protein MKDSADSLMNLNTGAFNCQLIYAGTVRDNPEWKFALHKHDDLHEIIYIEDGEGFFVIDGKEYTARKGDILIYNQGILHQEQSNPEDPLVTYSCGFRFLPPVSEQRDWLIPREREPVIRPNYFSEEFSVLMKALFNEFSLRNRGYQLISQHLLEAILLLLERMIFLQNRTEKEQKASLASEIKEYLDIHYRKKLTLTGLAQLFHIDSYYLVHMFKNNFGIAPISYLIQRRMGEAMRLIATTDKKIWEVAKLVGYDNPNYFSILFTRVIGISPSKFRNSHTPGIYNKE; from the coding sequence ATGAAGGATAGCGCGGATTCACTGATGAACTTAAATACGGGGGCATTCAACTGCCAGTTAATCTACGCAGGTACAGTGAGGGATAATCCGGAATGGAAATTTGCGCTTCACAAGCACGATGATCTGCACGAGATTATTTACATTGAAGACGGGGAAGGCTTCTTTGTCATTGACGGCAAGGAGTATACTGCGCGAAAAGGGGATATTCTCATCTATAATCAGGGCATTCTGCATCAGGAGCAGTCCAATCCCGAAGATCCGCTGGTCACCTACTCCTGCGGTTTCCGCTTCCTCCCCCCGGTGTCGGAGCAGCGGGATTGGCTCATACCCAGAGAGCGGGAGCCTGTAATCCGTCCTAATTATTTCTCAGAGGAGTTCTCGGTGCTGATGAAAGCCCTGTTCAATGAATTCTCCCTGCGGAACAGAGGGTATCAGCTGATCTCCCAGCATTTGCTGGAAGCTATCCTGCTGCTGCTTGAACGAATGATTTTCTTGCAGAACCGGACGGAGAAAGAGCAGAAAGCTTCATTAGCCAGCGAAATTAAAGAATATTTAGATATCCATTACAGAAAAAAGCTGACTCTTACCGGTCTGGCACAGCTATTTCACATTGACTCCTATTACCTGGTCCACATGTTTAAGAATAACTTTGGTATCGCCCCCATCAGTTATTTAATTCAGCGCCGGATGGGAGAAGCGATGAGGCTGATTGCTACAACGGATAAGAAGATCTGGGAGGTAGCCAAGCTGGTCGGATACGACAATCCCAACTACTTCTCTATTTTGTTCACCAGAGTGATCGGAATCTCCCCCAGCAAATTTCGTAATAGTCATACGCCTGGTATATACAACAAGGAATGA